The sequence below is a genomic window from Candidatus Hydrogenedentota bacterium.
CTGCGTAGCACACAATCACGATCGGCATTTCACCCGCCATCATGACGACGAAGCCGGCCGTCACGACGACGGTTACGATGGTGCAGGCCCACAGCATCCATACGGGAAATACGATGTACGCGCTACGATACAGTTCGGGATACTTGACGTAAAGCCGCAGCGAACCGAGACAGATCATGGCGGTAACAATCTGAATCCCGATCGCGGCCATAAGCCCGTAGAAATCCTGCTCGAGATTGGGCAACACGAGCGCTACGACCAGCGCGAAGAATGCGGTAATCGCGCGGAGGGGCGAGTGGGTGTGCGGCGCGACGCGGCTGAGGGCCTCTGGCAGCATGCCGTCGCGCGACTGCGCGAAGAGTTCGCGCGGCAGGGCGACGGCGGCGGCATTCAACGAGGTCAGGCCCGCGGTCAACGCGCCAAGACCAACGAAGGTAACGACGGGTGCGGGAAGGAACAGGAGCGCGCTTGCGTTGAGCGGCGCGTTTCCGGGATCGTAGGCCTCGGGCGTGTAGGGCAGTGAGTTGACGAGGACCGTTCCGATGACGATGTAGATGATCGACACGATCGCGCCGCCGATGATCAGTGCGAGCGGGATGGTGCGTTTCGCGTGGCGAATTTCTTCGCCCATTTCCGCAAGTACCTGAAACCCCATGCACGCGTTGTAGCAGAGAACAACTGCGATGAAGAACTCGCCGCCGCCGAGCCGCGGCGTGAAGGAGAACTCGAGCGGCGTCGTGGCAAACCCCGCGACGCAATAGATGCCCAGCGCGACGAGCATGTGCGCGACCATGATCACTTGCAGGCCAATGGCCATGCGCAGGCCGAGCAGCATGATCAGGTAGAAGGCTACGAGCATGCCGACGGCGATCCAATGTGGCGGCGCGCCGAATGTGAGAGCAGGGGGCAAATAGGTAGTCAACGCGATCATGGTGAGCGCAGTCGAACTCGCGCCCGCGACGAGTATGATCCCGGACGTGACCGTGCCCGCCATGGGAAAGAGCAGGCGGCTCGCAAACAGGTAGCCCGCGCCGGCGCGCGGCATCGCGCTTGCCACCTGGATCACGGGAATTGCGCCTACCACGGAAACGAACATCGCGATAACGAAGGCGAGCCACGTTGCGCTGCCGGCTTTCGCGCCAATCGATCCGATCAACGCGTAGATGCCCGCGCCAATCACGCCGCCGATGACGAGAGCGACCGCGCCCGCGAGACCGATGGTCCGTTCGAGGTGGGGTTTCGCGTTCGACACGGGCGGCAACCTAGGGCCCAGGATCGGTGTTTGCGATTTGCTTCACCACATCGGCGGGCAGCGGGCCGGTCGACACGCTGTTGCGCGCACGCAGCATGGAATTTCCCGAGAAGACGATGTCGCGGCTTAATTCACCGCGGACGTCGAGAAAAACATCGGTGGACTCCTGCGCTACGCACGATTCGATCAGGGCATTCTGAACATTGTTCAGCCGCAGCACGGCATGTTTTTGGGCGGACGGCCGCGCACGCAGATTGGCGATGTTAAGGTTATGGACGTCGTCGATCACAAGCGCGTTTCCGATTTCCGGGTTTGGCGTCGTCTGCTTCGGCACGCCGCGCAGCGGCAGGTCCCAATCATCCTTATCCGTCGGCATGGCACGCCAAAAACCGTCTTCCCAGCTTACGTCGACATTTGAGAACGTTAGCCCGCGCACATGCTGACAGTAGAAGGCGTAGCCCGGCATCGCGCCGAAGTTATCGGCGCTGGGATAGCCCTGAATGACCTCCGGCACCGCTTCTTCCACCGGCCGATACGGTGCGCCGCCGACGAACGACAGCCGCACGTTCGATATCGAAACTTTTTCGACGTTGCGGTCCGGAATGCCGGTGATCGAACATACGAGCGACGCGTTCGTCGCGACGACGTTGTCGATCGATACGTTGCGCAGGGTGCCCGGGACATCCGGTTCCATATCGCGTCCGCGATTCCCAAGACGGATGAAGATCGGCGAGCAGACGTTCACCATTGTAATGTTCGACACGACAACGCCGTCGATGTTCGATCCGTCCACCGACTCGATGGCAATGCCGCTGACCGCGTCGCGTTTTCCTTTCAGCCCATCCATTACGCAATTGCTGACGGCTATGCGCTTGAAATCCCCCGCGGACTCCGTACCAAGTTTGAACGCATTGCACGCGGTCGCAAGGTAGCAGTTCGTTACCGTCAGGTTCTCCGTTGCGCGGCGCTCGCCAAGCGTGAAGCTCGCTTTCGGCACAATTGCGTCGTCCCAGGATTCGATGTGGCAGTTCGAGATGCGCACGTTCTTGCACGAATCGGGATCGATGCCGTCGCAAAAGGCGTTGAGGATCGTGACGCCATCGATCTCGACGTAGTCGGTGCCCAACAGGCTGATGCAATAGTTCGGCGCATTCAAAATGCGGATGCCCCCGATGCGCACAAACCTGCAACGCTTGAGCGCGATCGGTTTTGGGCCATGCCGCTTCGTAAAGTTCGCGTCGATTGTGCCGCCGCCGTAGATCGCGACGTTCTCGATGTCCTCACCCCAGATGAGCGCATGATGGAAATAGGAGGTTTCCTCGTCGGACTCGTTCTTGAATCCGAGGTCTTCGTACGGGTCGTACGCGTTTCTGTCCGGTATGCCCTTGAGAACAGCGCCGGAATCGAGATGGAGTGCGATGTTGCTGCGGAGATGAAGGCTTCCGGTGAGGTACTCGCCCGGTTCAAAGTAAACCGTCCCGCCGCGATTGGACAGGGCGTCGATGGTTGCCTGTATCGCGGCGGTGTCGTCCGTTTCGCCGTTGCCTGTGGCGCCATGATCGCGCACATTGAATGCAGCATGGGCCGTAAACGAGAGCGCTACGAAGAACGTGACGGCAATGATGCGCGGGTACGCCGCGTGGGATAGACTCATGGGGCCCCCTTTTTGCAGTGCGGATTCGTGTGCAGCCCTTACGCACAGCGCATGGATTCTATCACGCAGGGCGCGAGGAGACAGAACATGGCGGATGGAGAAAAGACCGAGCCGATGGGAACGCTGTCGATCCGCGTCGTTGACGCCGCAGCAGGCACGGAAACGCCGGCGCGCGTTCACCTGACCGACCTCGATGGGAAAACCGTAAAGGTGACGGAGTTTCCCTGGTGGCACGACCATTTTGTCGTTCCCGGCGGGGGTACGTTGTCTTTGCCGGAAAGCCACTACCACGCGATCGTTGAACGCGGCGCGGAATATCGTGCCGCGCGGGCGGATTTCTCGATCCGTGGCAATCAGACTACTGAAGTTGCCGTGACAACGGATCGATTTGTCGACGTTCAGGCAGCCGGGTGGTGGCCCGGAGACTTGCACGTGCATCGTCCGCCGGAGGACATCGAATTGTTGATGCGGGCGGAGGACGTACATGTCGCGCCGGTGATTACGTGGTGGAACACGAAGAACTATTGGTCGAATCGAAGCGTCCCGAACGATCCGTCCATGAAGTTCGACGATAACCGCTTCTATCACCTGATGGCCGGCGAAGACGAACGCGAAGGCGGCGCGTTCCTGTATTTCAATGGGACATCGCCGGTGGACTTGTCCATGTGCGACAAGGAATGGCCGTCACCGTTAACAATACTCGCAGACGCGAAGCGGGCGAATTCGGGACTGTGGATCGATATCGAGAAACCGTTCTGGTGGGACGTGCCCACGGCGATCGCGCAGGGCCTGTGCGATTCGATTGGCATCGCGAACAATCACATGTGCCGGCGCGGCATGTACGAGAGCGAAGCTTGGGGCAAGCGGCGCGACACGGCCCGACTCCCCAGACCGCGCGGCAACGGTTACTGGTCGCAGGAAATCTATTACGAGCTTTTGAGCAGCGGTATTCGCATTGCTCCATCGGCAGGCAGCGCGTCCGGCGTGTTGCCGAACCCGGTCGGGTACAACCGTGTGTACGTGCACCTTGACGGAGCCCTGCAGTGGGACGCGTGGTGGGAGGGGTTGCGGGCCGGGCGCAGTTTCGTCACGAACGGCCCTATGCTGTTTGTCAAAGCAAACGGCGAGATTCCCGGCCACGTCTTCCAATCGGGCGAGCCGATCGATATCGCGATTACCGCCGAGATTCTGACCCAGGACACAATTCCGTACGTCGAAGTGATTAAGAACGGCGCAATCGATCACACTGTGCCATTCGAGGAATGGAAGCGTACCGGCTCGCTCGGCGCACTTCGATTCGACGAATGCGGCTGGTTCATCGTTCGCGCCGTGACCGACAATTCCAAGACGTTCCGCTTCGCCTCGACCGCGCCGTACTATGTGGAAGTCGGCGAGCGCAAGGAGCGCATCAGCCGCGCGTCCGCGCAGTTCTTTCTCGACTGGGTCCGTGAGCGCATCGCGCGCATCAAGCATGACGACCCGCGAAAGTTGGAGGAAGTGCTTGCGCCGCACCGCGACGCGGAGCGGTTCTGGTCGCGGCGGGTCAAGCAGGCGAACGCGCCGTAATCACCACGTCTTTACAAATGGGTCGCCGGATTTTTCACGGGCGTTGGTTGTGTTCGTGCGCCATTTCGTGTCGGTGGTGCGGCGGAATGTCTCGTTGGTGAGGCAGCTTGCGTGTTGAGCCAGAGCTTCGAAGATACGGTGTGCGATGACCATGTTGCCCACGCGGTTGGCGTGAACGCCGTCGGGATCGATTAGCCAGTCGGCGCCGCCTTCCGCTTCCCACACGTCCGCGAGGATGCAATCGAACTCCGCCGCCAGCGAACGAATGCAGTCGTTGTACGCGAGCGTTACTTCGACGCTGCCCTTGTCGTAGGGCGGGTAGCTGCGCCATCCGGTCATGTAGTAAACGGTGGTCAAGACGATGACGGGATCGCAGGCCGCCTTCACGCCGCCGATGATCCTCGCCATGTCTTCACGGAACTCGTCGATGGGCATGCCGGCGCGCATATCGTTCAGGCCGTAACAGAGAATAAACAGGTCGGGCTTCAACGCGATAACGTCTTTCTCGAATCGTTCCATCGCGCTGGGTTTGCGCGAATTTGCATAGCCCGGACTGCGCGGCGAGATCGCGTTCGCGCCGATCCCTTTGTTGAAGTACTTGACGCGCTTGCCCTGGCAATCGGATATCAGGTTGGCGACGATGTCGGCGTACCGCTGATTGCGTTTCAACAACCAGGGCCCGCCCTCGACCGTGCTCTCGCCGAGTATGACCATGCGCCGGAACGGTTCCTTGCGGTAGTCCTTTGGCTTCACGAATGCGGCCTCCTGTGCTGCATCGCGCTGTCCGAACGCAATCGCGTTGCTGTCCGTTTCGTTCACGGGTCCCGCAGCGCTACCCGCGGATACGATCGCGGCTACGACTAACGCCAACGTGCTCATGATGATACCCCCCAAAACCGATAGGTACGACGCGAGGCGGCGCGTCAATGCCCCCACTGCGCGCGCTTCCTTTCATGATGCGCCCGCCGGCCCGTTGCATACAACCCCCGGCATCTTCCATACTATTAAACCTTCGGGCGGCTAGCTCAGTTGGTTAGAGCATCTGCTTTACACGCAGGGGGCCGGGGGTTCGAATCCCTCGCCGCCCACCATTAGAGATCGTTGATAGCCAGCGACTTGCGAAGACGAGTCGCTGGCTTCATTGTGTCAAAACAGCCTGAGTGTAACAGAAAGTGTAAAACTTTCTGGCAGACTTTCGGACACTGCTGACCAGTGACGGCGTCTTTACCGAATGGAGGACGGTCGTCATGGCCAACATTCACCAAAAGTCCAAAAGCGGCGTGTGGTACATCAGCTACCGGCAAGGGGGAATTCTCAAACATCGCTCCCTTGGCACCAAGAGTGCGGCGGAAGCCCGCAGGCTCAAGCGGGAAATTGAACTCAAGGCGGAATTCAAACCATCGGTCGAATTCGTCATCGTTGAGCGCCCCAAAGCCGATGTAAAGAATCCCACACTCGACGCATTCTGGACGGATTTCCTGAGATGGGCGACCGAACATCGATCGCGAAACGCCGTGGACGAATACACCAATTGGTTCCGGCAGTTTAGGGAGTTTACGAAGATCGAGCGACTCGGCGACGCGACCGTAGACCAAGTTCGAGAATTCAAAACGCGCATCCGCACGCAAGGCAAGGGGAAGCCTGAAGGTACCGGGCTGTGCGAGACAAGCGTCAACAGTGCACTCAAAACTCTCCGCTCCATTTGGAACCACGCCATCAGGCTCAACAAGTATACGGGACCGAACCCTTTCCTCTCCGCTGAATTCTACAGAATCCCTCAACACGTTCACCGCGATTACCTGGATGGCAAAAGCATCGAGTCGCTGCTCAAGGCCACCGAACACTACGCACAGGAGAAAGGCATCAAAACCATCGAAGCGCGAAACATCCGCCTGGCCATCGCACTCATGGCATTGGCCGGCCTGCGTAAGCGCGAAGCGTGTTTTGCCCGCTGGGAATGGATCCGTTGGGACACCAAAATCATCGAAGTATCGAACCACGGCGAATTCACCACCAAGAGTCGGCGAAACCGCACCATCTCGATGCATGACGACCTCATCGCAATTCTTGCGCCGCACCGCCGCGGCGAGGGATACATCCTCGAAGCGACACGTGCAACGAACGGCAAGAACCGATACCGCGTGGAGTTTAAGAAATCCTTCCAACGCGTCTGCGCGATCGCGGGTTTCAAGGCGACGCCCCATGCGTTGCGGCACTCGTTCGCGTCCCGACATGCCGTCGCCGGAACGTCCCTGCACGTGATCGCCGGCTGGCTCGGCCATTCCTCGACGTCCATCACCGAGCGGTACGCGCACTTCCAAACCGGATACAACGAGGCCGCAAACAATATCTGAAGACATTAGATCACGCACGTTCCAGCAACTCTTGGGCGCGCGCCTGAACATACGGCATCTTCTGGCGCTCGAGGTACGCTTGCAGCTGCGCTTCGGTAATGCGTACGGGCGCCCGCGGGCCGTCGCCCAACCGGTAGCATTTCAACTCACCGGTAGCGAGCCGCCTATCGAGCGTGCGTAGCCCAATGCGGAGCCGTGCCGCGGCTTCGTGTCTGGTCAACAGGTCTTCCATGGTCGATTACCTTTTGCCGAAAGCTGGGAGGGGTCCGAAAGAGGACCCTCCCAGCGTGAATCAATTCAGTCTTACGTCGAGCAGACTCGGTGAGCCACTACGTTCGCGTACGTCTTGCCGTCACGGGCGTTGTGCTTCACCGTCACATCCAGCAACTTGTTCCTGCATTGTGAGACCGGCAGCCGAGAGCCTTCTGGCTGGACACCAATCGCGGCCAAGAATTCCTTGAACAGCCGCTTGCCAGCGGGCAGGCCGAGCGAATAGGACCCAAACAACCTCCTGTTTGCGCTCGGTCCGTCGTCCAATATCTTCATCTCGACGAGCACTCTGCCGTCCGGTTCGCACGCGACCCGCTGTACCAAGACTTGGTAGTCGCCTTCCGGAACCAAGTAGTATTCACGGGCTTCCTCATCCCAATCTACAGGTAACTCGATGACGTTGGATTCATTCATGACGTATCACCTCCTTTCAATCCAGTTGAAGTTCCCTACTGCCAAGGAGAATTACGGTCTATCAACAGCCGTAAAATCCCCACAATCGTGATGCCGATCACGCACATCGCCGCGATGACATGAACCGGCTCGAACGGCGGCAAACGAAGCCCAGTAATCGAATGCCGTTCGATCAAGGTCCAGACCATCCACGCGCCGATCACGACCGCAACGATGCGCGCCTTTGGCGGGCTAAAAATCACCCGCATTGCCTACTCCCCAATCGTCCGTAGTCTCCTCGATTACCGTCGTTTCGCCGTCGTCTTCCTCTGGCCACGTGTTTTCCGCTTCATCATCAACCGCCGCATCCGCGCGACCTTCTTGCGCGGGCAACCAACGGACGCATGAACTGCCATCGGCATTGAGATTGCGCCGTTCGCGCCACTCCCGGTACCTGGCTTCAGCGGCCGCGACATCGGCCTTGTACTCTTGCTGGATGCGCTGCAGCTCGGGGTCGTCTGGCACATAATCCGCAACCATTACCTCGTCGCTCACTCTGCGCGGCGGGCTGCTCGCACCGCGCCGAAGCTTTCCGTCGAGGTCCAGGTCGTAGACGCGATCGAGCGCGCCGCGCAACTGGGACTTCAGTTCCTGGAAGCGCTCCCGGTGCTGAACCGGTACGTCGAACTCTTCTGCGTCGTGGGCCACGCCGAGTTTGTCCATTTCGTGGACGATGTTATGAACGTGGTCGATCAGCGAATTCCCGAACGCGACTTGATCGCGGTCATACGGCCGGCCCGCAGCCCGCACGGGCACCGATCGGAACGCGCCGCCCAGTGCACCGAGCATACGGCCGCTCAGCCCAACGCTCGCGAGGCCTTGCCGCGTCGCCTCTCT
It includes:
- a CDS encoding CehA/McbA family metallohydrolase, encoding MADGEKTEPMGTLSIRVVDAAAGTETPARVHLTDLDGKTVKVTEFPWWHDHFVVPGGGTLSLPESHYHAIVERGAEYRAARADFSIRGNQTTEVAVTTDRFVDVQAAGWWPGDLHVHRPPEDIELLMRAEDVHVAPVITWWNTKNYWSNRSVPNDPSMKFDDNRFYHLMAGEDEREGGAFLYFNGTSPVDLSMCDKEWPSPLTILADAKRANSGLWIDIEKPFWWDVPTAIAQGLCDSIGIANNHMCRRGMYESEAWGKRRDTARLPRPRGNGYWSQEIYYELLSSGIRIAPSAGSASGVLPNPVGYNRVYVHLDGALQWDAWWEGLRAGRSFVTNGPMLFVKANGEIPGHVFQSGEPIDIAITAEILTQDTIPYVEVIKNGAIDHTVPFEEWKRTGSLGALRFDECGWFIVRAVTDNSKTFRFASTAPYYVEVGERKERISRASAQFFLDWVRERIARIKHDDPRKLEEVLAPHRDAERFWSRRVKQANAP
- a CDS encoding APC family permease, whose translation is MSNAKPHLERTIGLAGAVALVIGGVIGAGIYALIGSIGAKAGSATWLAFVIAMFVSVVGAIPVIQVASAMPRAGAGYLFASRLLFPMAGTVTSGIILVAGASSTALTMIALTTYLPPALTFGAPPHWIAVGMLVAFYLIMLLGLRMAIGLQVIMVAHMLVALGIYCVAGFATTPLEFSFTPRLGGGEFFIAVVLCYNACMGFQVLAEMGEEIRHAKRTIPLALIIGGAIVSIIYIVIGTVLVNSLPYTPEAYDPGNAPLNASALLFLPAPVVTFVGLGALTAGLTSLNAAAVALPRELFAQSRDGMLPEALSRVAPHTHSPLRAITAFFALVVALVLPNLEQDFYGLMAAIGIQIVTAMICLGSLRLYVKYPELYRSAYIVFPVWMLWACTIVTVVVTAGFVVMMAGEMPIVIVCYAVLAVCLAVYHAARVAYARRAGIPYDERVRRIPGDDEIENDRAPLLEEQESEAQ
- a CDS encoding right-handed parallel beta-helix repeat-containing protein, yielding MSLSHAAYPRIIAVTFFVALSFTAHAAFNVRDHGATGNGETDDTAAIQATIDALSNRGGTVYFEPGEYLTGSLHLRSNIALHLDSGAVLKGIPDRNAYDPYEDLGFKNESDEETSYFHHALIWGEDIENVAIYGGGTIDANFTKRHGPKPIALKRCRFVRIGGIRILNAPNYCISLLGTDYVEIDGVTILNAFCDGIDPDSCKNVRISNCHIESWDDAIVPKASFTLGERRATENLTVTNCYLATACNAFKLGTESAGDFKRIAVSNCVMDGLKGKRDAVSGIAIESVDGSNIDGVVVSNITMVNVCSPIFIRLGNRGRDMEPDVPGTLRNVSIDNVVATNASLVCSITGIPDRNVEKVSISNVRLSFVGGAPYRPVEEAVPEVIQGYPSADNFGAMPGYAFYCQHVRGLTFSNVDVSWEDGFWRAMPTDKDDWDLPLRGVPKQTTPNPEIGNALVIDDVHNLNIANLRARPSAQKHAVLRLNNVQNALIESCVAQESTDVFLDVRGELSRDIVFSGNSMLRARNSVSTGPLPADVVKQIANTDPGP
- a CDS encoding site-specific integrase, with the translated sequence MANIHQKSKSGVWYISYRQGGILKHRSLGTKSAAEARRLKREIELKAEFKPSVEFVIVERPKADVKNPTLDAFWTDFLRWATEHRSRNAVDEYTNWFRQFREFTKIERLGDATVDQVREFKTRIRTQGKGKPEGTGLCETSVNSALKTLRSIWNHAIRLNKYTGPNPFLSAEFYRIPQHVHRDYLDGKSIESLLKATEHYAQEKGIKTIEARNIRLAIALMALAGLRKREACFARWEWIRWDTKIIEVSNHGEFTTKSRRNRTISMHDDLIAILAPHRRGEGYILEATRATNGKNRYRVEFKKSFQRVCAIAGFKATPHALRHSFASRHAVAGTSLHVIAGWLGHSSTSITERYAHFQTGYNEAANNI
- a CDS encoding helix-turn-helix domain-containing protein, which codes for MEDLLTRHEAAARLRIGLRTLDRRLATGELKCYRLGDGPRAPVRITEAQLQAYLERQKMPYVQARAQELLERA